One Pygocentrus nattereri isolate fPygNat1 chromosome 12, fPygNat1.pri, whole genome shotgun sequence DNA window includes the following coding sequences:
- the LOC108415943 gene encoding CMRF35-like molecule 1: protein MRSLRVTIVMLLSVVSGMLHVEITETGKEGNIAVITCPYSKGYESYTKYFCKGGYTDCETLVKSNGNDSWTYTDRITMNDNTEQKKLVVTIRDLRMEDAGDYGCGIETIGRDPFTLVHLKVIKAPKPPKRTQSNPTRSSPPPPTVSTDKTGGNFCKSNSFL from the exons TTGTGAGTGGCATGCTACATGTCGAGATCACAGAGACAGGAAAAGAGGGAAACATCGCTGTCATCACATGTCCTTATAGTAAAGGATATGAATCTTACACCAAGTATTTCTGTAAGGGAGGCTATACAGACTGTGAGACTCTTGTAAAATCTAATGGGAATGACTCCTGGACATATACAGACAGAATCACTATGAATGACAACACAGAGCAGAAAAAGTTGGTAGTGACCATCCGTGACCTCAGAATGGAGGATGCAGGAGATTACGGCTGTGGAATCGAGACAATAGGACGAGACCCTTTTACTTTAGTCCATCTGAAAGTGATTAAGG ctcCTAAGCCACCAAAAAGAACTCAATCAAACCCCACCCGGTCTTCACCACCACCTCCCACCGTCTCCACCGACAAAACAG GTGGAAACTTCTGCAAAAGCAAcagtttcttgtga